AAGTTCCCGTTGAAAAGACATTGCTTGATTGGGGCATTTTGATATCGGGCTATGTGCTTTGGATTTTCACTTTGATTTTTGTTTGGCTTGGTTTTATCGGTCGAAAAAAACCAGCGATTGAAACTCAAACCAATGACACATTTAAACCAAGAATGAGTTTGAGCTTGCTAACACAAGCGGCTAAAGCGAACGATAAAACGCGCTTTTATCAGTTATTAAGTGAGTTTGTTACTACTGAGCTCACTACAACCTCTTTTAGCCAGTGGCTAAAGGAGTTAGATAACGCTGAGCTAAAAGCAGAAATTGTAAACTTACAAGCAGCCCTTTATAGTGAAGGGACGGCTTCTGCAAATCTTGAGAAAATTGCTAAGCTCATATCTCAAATTGAGAAAAACCAAGCAGATCAGAAACGTAGCTCGCTACAACCTCTGTACTGAAAATTTTTATGAAAAGTGTGTAAGAAAAACTTACTTACTAAGGTCTATTGGGTATGACCAAAAAACAACAACGCTACGAAGAGTTGGTTAAGCAGTATCAGACGGAGCTTTATCGCTTTGCCTACTGGCTTAGCAAAGATCCGACTGTAGCAGAAGACTTAGTACAAGAGACGTTTTTGCGTGCGTGGCGAGCTTTAGATTCTTTACAAGATGAGAAAGCGGTAAAACCTTGGTTATTAACCATAGTACGTCGCGAAAATGCGAGACGATTTGAACGTAAACAATTCGATTATGCCGACGTCGACAACGACACCATAGTCGATAACCAAAGCACCACATTAGATTCAGAGATGGAACAAACGGTGATCCAAAGACAAATAAGTCAGCTCTCGATTGAATATAGAGAGCCGTTACTTTTGCAAGTTGTCATGGGGTGTTCTGGTGATGAAATAGCTGAGATTTTAGAGCTGAACAAGAACACTGTAATGACGCGTCTTTATCGCGCACGCAACCAATTGAAAGAGGCATTGATGTCTCAACCACAGACCATGACGGGGGCCACAAACTGATGGATGAATTAGAATTTCGTCGTCGCGCATTTGCCGATCCCAACGATCCAGAAGTCATTGCGTTTGCACAGCAAAACCCTGAACATCAAAAGCTGTTAGATGAGCTGTTGTTGTTAGACGACAAAATAAACCTAGCACTTGATATACCTGTGCCACCAGATCTCACTGAAAAGCTGATGACGCAAACCAAAGAGGCGCCTGCAAGTAATGTGACGCAGGGCTGGTTTGGCCGTTTTAACAAACCTTTTGCCACCGCAGCATC
The Pseudoalteromonas phenolica genome window above contains:
- a CDS encoding sigma-70 family RNA polymerase sigma factor, whose amino-acid sequence is MTKKQQRYEELVKQYQTELYRFAYWLSKDPTVAEDLVQETFLRAWRALDSLQDEKAVKPWLLTIVRRENARRFERKQFDYADVDNDTIVDNQSTTLDSEMEQTVIQRQISQLSIEYREPLLLQVVMGCSGDEIAEILELNKNTVMTRLYRARNQLKEALMSQPQTMTGATN